The genomic DNA AAAGATCAATTGCTTTATCGGGCAAGTTACGGTCACTTACATACCTATCGGACAACCTAACGGCAGCTTCAACTGCTTCTTTTTCAATTTTTACCTTATGATGATTCTCCAAGAGATCCGATAATTTTGTTAAAATCCCAACAGATTGCTTAACAGAGGGCTCGTCAATAAATACCGGTTGGAACCGCCTATTAAAAGCTGTATCATCCTCGAAAATACTTCGGAATGCGGCTGTTGTGGTAACTCCAATGCAACGGATTTGACCGCTTGTAAGCTCGGGCTTTAAAATGCTTGCAATATCTGATCCACCTGAAGAAGCTGAACCCGCAGACAAAAGTGTGTGAATATCGTCGAAGAACAAGATAACATTAGGACTTCGTTGAGCAAATTTAAGGATTGCCATAACCTTTTCCTCAACATCACCCCGCATATTACTACCTGCAACAATTTTATTGGCATTAATTCGAAATACTCTAAAGTCCTTAAGTGATACCGGTACCATATTTTGAGAAATCCGCTGAGCCAGCCCCTCAATTAATGTCGTTTTACCAACACCGGGTTCACCTACAATAAGTGCATTGTTCTTTTTGCGCCTTGCTAGAATATTTACAAGTTTTTCAAGCTCGACCTCGCGACCAATTAAAGGATCAAGCTTTCCTTTTTCGGCAAGTAGGGTTAGGTCATCGCCAAAGGCTCTAAGCACTGGTGGAATCTTGCCATCCCCCGGAGCTTTTCCTGTTAGAATCCCTTCGGGATATGAAATAAAATCCAAAACCAATCTTTTTGCCGACTGCTCGCTTATACCAAGTTCGGAAAGTTTGTTAACAAGTTTGGTTTTACGTTTAAGTGAGGCCAGAAACAGATGCTCGGTTCCAACGTAAATATGATTAAACTGACGTGCGATTCTATATGCGTCAACAAGCAGATCTTTTATCTCGTTGGATATTACTATTGATTCCGAGGCTTTAGGTATCTTCTTGGCTATCTCAGCAAAATCTATGGACACGGCTGTATATCCCCAAAGCAGTTTTTCTTTATCGAACCCTATGGCAGAAAGCATGCGCGATACAATACTGTTGGGATTTACTACAACAGCACGAATAATATCATCTATCGAAATTTCTTTCCGCTTTCCATGAATAGCAAATAAACTAGCAATATAGAAAGAAATCAAGGCATTGTTACTTAATCGATTAAACGGATTTACCTCTCTAGGTCTTAGCGCCATTTTAGCAATGTCAATTAATAAGTGCCAAGATATTGTAACATACGTAGGGATAGATTTTAAACCCACCCTTTACATAACAATTGCAAGCAAAAGACTTGAGCGTTTACGCCAACCCCAGCTCTCCTAGTTTGTCCTTTTCCTTCTGGTCGGGTTTCTCGTTAATACGCTTTAAGCTTAAACGTAAGTGACGTTCTGTTGAAGAAATTGAAAGAATTTTAACTTTTATTTTATCGCCTTCTTTAACAAAATCGTTTATATCCTTGACAAGATCATATGAAACTTCCGAGATGTGAACGAGTCCGTTTAAGCCTTCTCCTATTCGTACAAAGAAACCATAATCGACAATCTTTTGAACCTCACCATCGACAATATCACCTACTTTATATTTGGCAATCGCCTGTGACCATGGATCCTTTTGAAGTCGCTTAACGCTATATGCTACACGTTTTCCACCCTCGGTAATGTCGATTACCAAAACCTTTATCTTGTCACCGACTTTAAACAGTTTTCCGGTGTCCTCGACTTTATCCCATGAAAGTTCCGAGAGGTGAACAAGTCCTTCAACTCCTTGCGCATTTACAAAAATTCCGTAAGGAGTTATTCCACTTACCTGGGCATCTAATGTATCACCAATTTTCATTTTTCTTAAGGTGTTCTCGCGAAGCTTAATATCACGCTCCTGAGTTACCATCTTTTCGGAAAGGATAATTTTGTTCTTTTCAATATCAAGTTCGATAATTCGAACTTTCATTTTTTCACCAACAAGATCTGCAAGATTCCCTTGAACACGCTGGGAGATATCCTTACCCATGAGTTTTTTGCCATCGGCATAAATTCGACCGGCATCAACCTGAGAAGTTGGAATAAATCCACGGATCCCGCCCTCTATCTCACAGATAAGTCCACC from Candidatus Dojkabacteria bacterium includes the following:
- a CDS encoding S1 RNA-binding domain-containing protein, whose translation is MATNIKTTTDFGELLKEIETLKVPKKGEIIEGTVVEIAPSAVLVDVGWKSEGVITGRELKSELIDVKKLSAGDPVLVYVVTPEDPDGMLVLSLRRTDKAKRWLDLKTARKDNSIIEVDVVEANNGGLICEIEGGIRGFIPTSQVDAGRIYADGKKLMGKDISQRVQGNLADLVGEKMKVRIIELDIEKNKIILSEKMVTQERDIKLRENTLRKMKIGDTLDAQVSGITPYGIFVNAQGVEGLVHLSELSWDKVEDTGKLFKVGDKIKVLVIDITEGGKRVAYSVKRLQKDPWSQAIAKYKVGDIVDGEVQKIVDYGFFVRIGEGLNGLVHISEVSYDLVKDINDFVKEGDKIKVKILSISSTERHLRLSLKRINEKPDQKEKDKLGELGLA